From the Leptolyngbya sp. O-77 genome, one window contains:
- a CDS encoding LOG family protein produces MSSLSKSAASESLSRQIEQLLHDLPSMEHGDLIQQALSTIVQLSRTDADRLDWKILSAALQDMGRAFELFHPYRHVRKISIFGSARIKPSSPTYQMAMDFARCVTLYGFMVITGGGPGIMQAGNEGAGTDKSFGLNIQLPFEQGSNPILEGGDKLVNFKYFFTRKLFFLRESDALALFPGGFGTQDEAFECLTLMQTGKSGLLPLVLLETPGDDYWQSWESYIKDQLLEAGLISADDLHLYTITDRVDAACEAIASFYRVYHSSRYVGPNLVLRLNQALSEEELDYLNANFSDILVRGKIAQMTALPQEADAVEIAHLPRLVFEFNQRDLGRLYQMIRIINRLGATPPEKAHPEQK; encoded by the coding sequence ATGTCTTCATTGTCCAAGTCCGCTGCCTCGGAGTCGCTGTCGCGCCAAATTGAGCAACTGCTCCACGACCTACCTTCTATGGAGCATGGAGATTTGATTCAGCAGGCGCTCTCGACCATTGTGCAACTGTCCCGCACCGATGCCGACCGCCTCGATTGGAAGATCCTCAGCGCGGCGCTGCAAGATATGGGGCGAGCGTTTGAGCTGTTTCACCCCTATCGCCATGTCCGAAAAATTTCCATCTTTGGCTCTGCCCGCATTAAGCCCAGCAGCCCGACCTATCAGATGGCGATGGATTTTGCCCGTTGTGTGACGCTCTACGGCTTTATGGTGATTACGGGGGGCGGGCCAGGCATTATGCAGGCCGGCAACGAGGGCGCAGGCACAGACAAATCCTTCGGGCTAAATATCCAGCTTCCCTTTGAGCAGGGGTCGAACCCAATTTTGGAAGGTGGCGACAAGCTGGTGAATTTCAAATACTTCTTCACCCGCAAGCTGTTTTTCTTGCGGGAGAGCGATGCGCTGGCGCTGTTTCCTGGCGGCTTTGGCACGCAGGATGAGGCGTTTGAATGTTTGACGCTGATGCAAACCGGGAAGTCGGGCTTGCTGCCGCTGGTGCTGCTGGAAACGCCGGGAGATGACTATTGGCAAAGCTGGGAAAGCTACATCAAAGATCAACTGCTGGAGGCAGGGCTGATCAGCGCCGACGACCTACATCTGTATACCATTACCGACCGGGTGGATGCCGCCTGTGAGGCGATCGCCAGCTTTTATCGGGTCTATCACTCCAGTCGCTATGTCGGCCCCAACCTGGTGCTGCGGCTGAATCAGGCGCTTTCAGAAGAAGAACTGGACTATCTCAACGCAAACTTCAGCGATATCCTGGTGCGCGGCAAAATCGCCCAAATGACCGCGCTGCCCCAGGAAGCCGACGCAGTAGAAATTGCCCACTTGCCCCGGCTGGTGTTTGAATTCAACCAGCGCGACTTGGGGCGGCTATACCAGATGATCCGCATCATCAACCGCCTCGGTGCAACGCCGCCCGAAAAAGCCCACCCAGAGCAGAAGTAG
- a CDS encoding competence/damage-inducible protein A gives MSDLSAGAAHPAQSFGAEVICVGTELLLGEILNSNAQFLAQELAALGIPHYYQTVVGDNVRRLQAAIAIACERSRLLIFTGGLGPTPDDLTTEAIADFFQAPLVERPEVLDDITQKYAARGRVMTDNNRKQALLPQGAAVLANRTGTAPGMIWEARPGLIILTFPGVPSEMQAMWREVAVPFLRSRGFGQAPIYSRTLRFWGITESALAEKVAPLFDLTHPTVAPYAGKGEVRLRVSAKAESEAAAMAAIAPVVEQIQQIAGADYYGQDDDTLASVVGRSLQIACQTLSVAESCTGGGLGSFLTTVPGSSRYFWGGVISYDNSVKVSLLGVNPDDLANSGAVSATVAEQMAQGVRSRLGTTWGLSITGIAGPDGGSVEKPVGLVYIGLAGPKSQVTSHRFLFGASRGREWIRWLSVCSALDLLRRQLQEP, from the coding sequence ATGAGTGACCTTTCGGCTGGTGCGGCGCATCCTGCCCAGAGTTTTGGGGCGGAGGTCATTTGCGTTGGCACGGAGCTACTGCTCGGCGAAATTCTCAATAGCAATGCCCAGTTTTTGGCTCAAGAACTGGCGGCGCTGGGCATTCCCCATTACTACCAGACCGTGGTGGGGGACAATGTGCGGCGGCTCCAAGCGGCGATCGCCATTGCCTGTGAGCGATCGCGCTTGCTGATTTTCACGGGCGGACTCGGGCCCACGCCGGATGATTTGACCACCGAGGCGATCGCTGACTTTTTCCAGGCCCCCCTAGTGGAACGGCCAGAGGTTTTGGACGACATCACGCAAAAATACGCCGCCCGCGGCCGCGTGATGACCGACAACAATCGCAAGCAGGCCCTGCTTCCCCAAGGAGCGGCAGTGCTGGCAAACCGCACGGGTACAGCCCCCGGCATGATTTGGGAGGCGCGTCCGGGGCTAATCATCCTTACCTTTCCCGGCGTGCCCAGCGAAATGCAGGCGATGTGGCGAGAAGTGGCGGTGCCGTTTCTCCGCAGTCGCGGCTTTGGGCAAGCGCCCATCTACAGCCGCACGCTGCGCTTTTGGGGCATTACGGAATCTGCCCTGGCGGAGAAAGTCGCCCCCCTGTTTGACCTCACCCATCCCACCGTTGCACCCTACGCGGGCAAGGGCGAGGTAAGGCTGCGCGTATCTGCCAAGGCCGAGTCCGAGGCGGCAGCAATGGCGGCGATCGCCCCCGTCGTTGAGCAAATCCAGCAAATTGCTGGGGCCGACTACTACGGTCAGGACGATGACACCCTGGCCTCGGTGGTGGGGCGGTCTCTGCAAATCGCCTGCCAGACGCTCTCGGTCGCAGAATCCTGCACTGGCGGCGGGCTGGGCAGTTTTTTGACCACCGTTCCCGGCAGTTCCCGCTACTTTTGGGGCGGCGTGATTTCCTACGACAACTCAGTAAAAGTTTCCTTGCTGGGGGTCAATCCTGACGATTTGGCGAACTCTGGAGCCGTCAGCGCGACGGTGGCGGAACAAATGGCCCAGGGCGTGCGATCGCGCCTGGGCACCACGTGGGGTCTCAGCATCACAGGCATCGCCGGGCCAGACGGAGGCAGCGTCGAAAAGCCCGTGGGCCTGGTCTACATCGGCCTCGCCGGGCCCAAAAGCCAGGTTACAAGCCACCGCTTCCTCTTCGGCGCAAGCCGCGGCCGCGAATGGATTCGCTGGCTGAGCGTATGCAGCGCCCTAGATCTGCTGCGACGGCAGCTACAAGAGCCATAA
- a CDS encoding MraY family glycosyltransferase, which produces MPPYIHYHLIAFLVAVAVVLVSTPIVKNLGIRSGRVDMPGGRKVHKRPMVRLGGVSIFLGTVAALVVVWLMGGFGVLPPDKEYEVWGVVIGGLAFFLVGLADDLFCLSPSVRLVLQTVFATAAWFAGVQIDFLSVPFDGLVGLAPWLSLPITVLWLVGMANAINWIDGLDGLAAGVAGIASMVMLVVCLFMNQPAAALIVAALGGASFAFLRYNFNPAQIFMGDGGAYFIGFTLAGVGVIGLVKSVTTVAVLLPYVILAVPILDMSAVILDRIRSGKSPFKADKRHLHHRLLKAGLPHRMTVLVIYALTFWVGSLALAFSGIPSGLAYAIVATLLLTYAAWQARKHARSQG; this is translated from the coding sequence ATGCCGCCTTATATTCACTATCATCTGATCGCGTTTCTCGTCGCTGTCGCGGTTGTCCTCGTTTCAACGCCGATCGTCAAAAACCTGGGCATCCGCAGCGGGCGAGTCGATATGCCAGGTGGCCGCAAGGTTCACAAGCGCCCGATGGTGCGACTGGGCGGCGTGTCCATTTTTCTGGGAACCGTCGCCGCGCTGGTGGTGGTTTGGCTGATGGGCGGGTTTGGGGTGCTGCCGCCCGATAAGGAGTACGAAGTATGGGGCGTGGTCATCGGCGGCCTGGCCTTTTTCCTGGTTGGGCTAGCCGATGACCTGTTCTGCCTGTCGCCCAGCGTGCGGCTCGTCCTGCAAACGGTTTTTGCCACGGCAGCCTGGTTTGCAGGTGTGCAAATTGATTTTCTGTCTGTTCCCTTCGATGGGCTGGTGGGGTTAGCGCCTTGGCTGAGTTTGCCGATTACCGTCCTCTGGCTCGTGGGCATGGCCAACGCGATTAACTGGATCGACGGGCTAGATGGGCTGGCGGCCGGTGTGGCGGGCATTGCTTCGATGGTGATGCTGGTGGTGTGTTTATTTATGAACCAGCCTGCGGCAGCGCTGATTGTGGCAGCGCTCGGCGGCGCGAGTTTCGCGTTTCTCCGCTACAACTTCAATCCAGCGCAGATTTTTATGGGCGATGGCGGTGCGTATTTTATTGGCTTTACGCTGGCTGGCGTTGGCGTGATTGGGCTGGTCAAAAGCGTGACGACGGTGGCGGTGCTGCTGCCCTACGTGATTTTGGCTGTGCCGATTCTGGATATGTCGGCAGTGATTCTGGATCGCATCCGCAGCGGCAAGTCGCCCTTCAAGGCTGACAAGCGCCACCTGCATCACCGCCTGCTGAAGGCAGGACTGCCTCACCGCATGACGGTATTGGTGATCTACGCGCTGACGTTTTGGGTGGGCAGTCTGGCGCTAGCGTTTTCTGGAATCCCCAGCGGGCTAGCCTATGCCATCGTGGCCACGCTGCTGCTCACCTACGCAGCATGGCAGGCTCGCAAACACGCCCGCTCCCAAGGATAG
- a CDS encoding DUF6679 family protein, translated as MLHRKIYQLCCDGREVWIFLRDQQRWIERARILDIEGDLVTLRYETEEEDEMCSWEEMIRLESIGSVMQKLATVPRGDSEPLVSEDCPEAEQIRNHHPESNPE; from the coding sequence ATGCTACACCGCAAGATCTATCAACTCTGTTGTGATGGTCGGGAAGTCTGGATTTTCTTGCGGGATCAGCAGCGATGGATTGAACGAGCGCGAATTCTCGACATCGAAGGCGATCTGGTGACGCTGCGCTACGAAACGGAAGAAGAAGACGAGATGTGTTCGTGGGAAGAAATGATTCGGCTGGAAAGCATTGGCTCGGTGATGCAAAAGCTGGCGACGGTGCCGCGAGGCGATTCGGAACCGCTGGTGTCGGAAGATTGCCCGGAGGCGGAGCAAATCCGAAACCATCATCCAGAGTCCAACCCTGAGTAA
- a CDS encoding SDH family Clp fold serine proteinase, with protein MSLVNLLIVFFLISSISPLIQRFSTERRRLMTIQAFERSRGSRVILLIHRQESISFLGVPVSRFISIEDSEQVLRAIRLTPPNVPIDLILHTPGGLVLATEQIARALVRHPAKVTVFVPHYAMSGGTMLAMAADEIVMDENAVLGPVDPQLGSTPAASVLKVLEDKPISEIDDQTIVTADIARKAIRQVQKFVRALLEDCVPKRKIEPERIDRIIEALTTGQVTHDYPISVEEAQELGLHVVAGLPKIIYNLMDLYPQPSMGRPTVQYIPLPYENRPMLPESIKE; from the coding sequence ATGAGTCTTGTTAATCTTCTAATCGTCTTTTTTCTAATCTCTTCCATTTCCCCTTTAATTCAGCGGTTTTCAACCGAGCGGCGGCGGCTGATGACGATCCAGGCGTTCGAGCGCAGTCGCGGCAGTCGGGTCATTTTGCTCATCCACCGCCAGGAATCCATTAGTTTTCTAGGCGTTCCCGTGTCTCGCTTCATCAGCATCGAAGACTCTGAACAAGTGCTGCGGGCGATCCGGCTGACCCCACCCAATGTGCCCATCGACCTGATCTTGCATACCCCAGGGGGACTGGTGCTGGCGACCGAGCAAATTGCCCGCGCCCTGGTGCGCCATCCGGCCAAGGTGACGGTGTTTGTGCCGCACTACGCCATGAGCGGCGGCACGATGCTGGCGATGGCTGCCGATGAAATCGTGATGGACGAAAACGCAGTGCTGGGCCCGGTCGATCCGCAGTTGGGCAGCACACCCGCCGCCAGCGTATTGAAAGTGCTAGAAGACAAACCCATCAGCGAAATTGACGACCAGACCATCGTGACCGCCGACATCGCCCGCAAAGCCATCCGCCAGGTGCAGAAATTTGTCCGCGCGCTGCTCGAAGACTGTGTGCCCAAGCGTAAAATCGAGCCTGAAAGAATTGACCGCATTATCGAGGCGCTGACGACGGGGCAGGTGACGCACGACTACCCGATTTCGGTAGAAGAAGCTCAGGAACTTGGGCTGCACGTCGTTGCTGGGCTACCCAAGATCATTTATAACCTGATGGATCTTTATCCGCAGCCGTCGATGGGCCGCCCCACTGTGCAATACATTCCGCTGCCCTACGAAAACCGCCCTATGCTGCCGGAGTCTATTAAGGAGTAG
- a CDS encoding MFS transporter encodes MICLGFFAVWQRQQQQQPAGIPLMRVGLLRNVVFVNGLLTAMLHTLVTSGIQFNLYQSLPIILPLNPFQTAIAVLPYTLTMVVVVVLLLKRLKIDQQLFPKYLVHIGLSLLIVGLLAMYWAIAPDMTTLSILPALMLMGVGSGLFSVYIGRLTYATTSKREKPEGTGIYNPCQQLGSSLGRGILGTILITSASIDVY; translated from the coding sequence GTGATTTGCCTTGGCTTTTTTGCCGTCTGGCAGCGACAGCAGCAGCAACAGCCCGCTGGCATTCCGCTGATGCGCGTGGGGCTGCTGCGAAACGTCGTGTTTGTGAACGGTCTGCTGACGGCGATGCTGCATACGCTGGTCACGTCTGGCATTCAGTTCAACTTATATCAATCGCTGCCGATCATTCTGCCGCTCAACCCATTTCAGACGGCGATCGCCGTTTTGCCCTACACCCTGACGATGGTGGTGGTCGTGGTGCTGCTGCTCAAGCGGTTGAAAATCGATCAGCAACTGTTCCCCAAATACCTGGTGCATATTGGGCTATCGCTGCTGATTGTGGGATTGCTGGCGATGTATTGGGCGATCGCCCCCGACATGACGACCCTCAGCATCCTGCCCGCGCTGATGCTCATGGGCGTGGGGTCGGGACTGTTTTCGGTCTATATTGGCAGGCTCACCTACGCCACCACCTCAAAGCGGGAAAAACCCGAAGGAACCGGGATCTACAACCCGTGCCAGCAGTTGGGCAGTTCCCTGGGGCGCGGCATTTTGGGCACGATTTTGATTACCTCGGCCTCTATTGACGTGTATTGA
- a CDS encoding Hsp70 family protein: MAGGSLCDRAGAARSSLTLRLAERLKIQLSETTRGDGGPISTTKRWRAWELHLSRDRLQEILQANGFFDRLDDAMSQVLQQARREGLESGDIDAVLLVGGTAQIPAVQAWVQQYFPADKIRSEKPFEAIAHGALQIAQGVEVKDYLYHSYGVRYWDRRNRRHGWHPIIREGQPLPQWKKPVELTPRRVDGTTSPASS; the protein is encoded by the coding sequence CTGGCTGGCGGATCACTTTGCGACCGAGCAGGGGCTGCCCGTTCTTCGCTGACGCTGCGGCTGGCAGAACGGCTAAAGATTCAGCTTTCGGAAACAACCAGAGGCGACGGAGGGCCTATTTCAACGACGAAACGCTGGAGAGCGTGGGAGCTACACCTGAGCCGCGATCGCCTCCAGGAGATCTTGCAAGCAAACGGCTTTTTTGACCGACTGGACGACGCGATGAGTCAGGTGCTTCAGCAGGCGCGGCGCGAGGGACTGGAAAGCGGCGACATCGACGCGGTGCTGCTGGTGGGCGGCACGGCCCAGATTCCCGCCGTGCAGGCCTGGGTGCAGCAATATTTCCCCGCCGACAAAATCCGCTCGGAGAAGCCCTTCGAGGCGATCGCCCACGGTGCGCTGCAAATTGCCCAGGGCGTGGAGGTGAAGGATTACCTTTACCACAGCTACGGCGTGCGCTATTGGGATCGGCGCAACCGTCGCCACGGCTGGCATCCCATTATCCGCGAAGGACAGCCCCTACCCCAATGGAAAAAGCCCGTCGAGCTAACCCCTCGGCGCGTCGATGGGACAACCAGCCCAGCATCGAGCTAA
- a CDS encoding Hsp70 family protein, whose product MPYAIDFGTSNTVIARWNAATQQPETVVLDRLSLQLGGNPPLVPSLLYVEDAAAGKTLAGQTVRDRGLDLSRDPRFFRNFKRGVGAEIQGFLPDLDGRSVSFEQVGEWFLAQVIGQLQHTDPDLETLVFTVPVDSFEAYRLWLARACESLNVQQVRMLDEPTAAALGYGLAGGSTLLVVDFGGGTLDLSLVRLEKSPSGAKPLGVLLKWGQKTLAESGQKSKTARVLAKQGKTWAGADIDNWLADHFATEQGLPVLR is encoded by the coding sequence ATGCCCTACGCCATCGACTTTGGCACCAGCAACACCGTCATCGCCCGCTGGAATGCCGCCACGCAGCAACCCGAAACCGTTGTTCTAGACCGCCTTTCTCTGCAATTAGGGGGCAATCCGCCGCTGGTGCCCAGCCTGCTGTATGTCGAAGATGCGGCGGCGGGCAAGACGCTCGCAGGACAAACGGTGCGCGATCGCGGCTTGGATCTGTCTCGCGACCCGCGCTTTTTTCGCAACTTCAAGCGGGGCGTAGGGGCAGAGATTCAGGGCTTTTTGCCGGATCTGGACGGGCGCAGCGTCAGCTTTGAGCAAGTGGGCGAGTGGTTTTTGGCGCAGGTGATTGGGCAGCTTCAGCACACTGACCCTGACCTAGAGACGCTGGTCTTCACCGTGCCTGTGGATAGCTTTGAGGCCTATCGGCTGTGGCTGGCGCGGGCGTGTGAGTCGCTGAACGTGCAGCAGGTGCGGATGCTAGACGAGCCGACGGCGGCGGCACTGGGCTATGGGCTGGCGGGTGGCAGCACGCTGCTGGTGGTAGATTTTGGCGGCGGCACGCTGGATCTGTCGCTGGTGCGGCTGGAGAAGTCGCCGAGTGGTGCGAAACCTCTGGGCGTGCTGCTGAAGTGGGGACAAAAGACGCTGGCAGAATCGGGGCAAAAGTCCAAAACGGCTCGCGTGTTGGCCAAGCAGGGCAAAACCTGGGCGGGTGCAGATATTGACAACTGGCTGGCGGATCACTTTGCGACCGAGCAGGGGCTGCCCGTTCTTCGCTGA
- a CDS encoding FAD-binding domain-containing protein produces MSELILFWHRRDLRIADNVGLAEGRSRSAKVVGVFCLDPGILQRDDVAPVRVAYLLGCLQDLQTRYAKAGSQLLVLHDDPTKALPRLAQALKAQAVYWNRDVEPYGRERDRQVAAALKEAGVEYQAFWDQLLHDPKSILSGSGTPYTVYTPFWKNWSSKSKAKPVADLKNVEGLTDSEKDAATKAGAIALPKLKDLGLVWDGGFVLEPGEAAAQARLTEFCDRAMTDYQEQRNFPFVDGTSKLSAALKFGAIGIRTVWAATQTAQEQTRSDEAQEGIRVWRQELAWREFYQHVLYHFPELADGPYREPFKAFPWENNEQHFQAWCEGRTGYPIVDAAMRQLNETGWMHNRCRMIVASFLTKDLIIDWRWGEKYFMQRLIDGDLAANNGGWQWSASSGMDPKPLRIFNPASQAQKFDPEAEYIREWLPELRGLETAQLVTGNIDAGDRRSCNYPAPIVDHKKRQALFKQRYANAKGNKKV; encoded by the coding sequence ATGAGCGAATTAATCTTGTTTTGGCATCGCCGCGATTTGCGAATTGCGGACAATGTAGGGCTGGCGGAAGGGCGATCGCGCTCGGCTAAGGTCGTCGGCGTGTTTTGCCTCGATCCAGGCATTTTGCAGCGCGACGATGTGGCTCCGGTGCGCGTGGCGTATCTGCTGGGATGCCTGCAAGACTTGCAAACGCGATATGCCAAGGCAGGCAGCCAACTGCTGGTTTTGCACGACGACCCGACAAAGGCGCTGCCTCGCCTGGCCCAAGCCTTGAAGGCCCAGGCAGTTTACTGGAACCGCGATGTGGAACCCTACGGACGAGAGCGCGATCGCCAAGTTGCCGCCGCCCTCAAGGAAGCAGGCGTAGAATATCAGGCGTTTTGGGATCAACTGCTGCACGATCCCAAATCAATCCTCAGCGGCTCCGGCACGCCCTACACGGTCTACACGCCCTTCTGGAAAAACTGGAGCAGCAAGTCCAAAGCCAAACCTGTAGCAGATTTGAAAAATGTCGAAGGGCTGACGGATTCTGAAAAAGATGCGGCAACCAAAGCGGGGGCGATCGCCCTGCCCAAGCTCAAGGATTTGGGTCTGGTGTGGGATGGAGGCTTTGTTCTAGAACCGGGCGAAGCAGCGGCCCAAGCGCGGCTCACAGAATTCTGCGATCGCGCCATGACCGACTATCAGGAGCAGCGCAATTTCCCCTTTGTAGACGGCACTTCAAAACTGAGCGCAGCGCTCAAGTTTGGGGCGATCGGCATCCGCACGGTCTGGGCCGCTACGCAAACCGCCCAGGAACAGACCCGCAGCGACGAAGCCCAAGAGGGTATCCGCGTCTGGCGGCAAGAGCTGGCCTGGCGCGAGTTCTATCAACACGTTCTGTATCACTTCCCCGAACTGGCCGACGGCCCCTACCGCGAACCGTTCAAAGCCTTTCCCTGGGAAAACAACGAGCAACACTTCCAGGCGTGGTGTGAGGGGCGCACGGGCTATCCGATTGTGGATGCAGCCATGCGCCAGCTCAACGAAACGGGCTGGATGCACAACCGCTGCCGCATGATCGTCGCCAGCTTTTTGACGAAAGATTTGATCATCGACTGGCGCTGGGGCGAAAAGTATTTCATGCAGCGGCTAATTGATGGCGACCTGGCAGCGAACAACGGCGGCTGGCAGTGGAGCGCCTCCAGCGGCATGGACCCGAAGCCGCTGCGGATCTTCAACCCCGCCAGTCAGGCGCAAAAGTTTGACCCGGAGGCGGAATACATCCGCGAATGGCTGCCGGAATTGCGCGGGCTGGAAACTGCACAACTGGTGACCGGGAATATTGATGCGGGCGATCGCCGTTCTTGCAACTATCCTGCACCGATTGTTGATCACAAAAAGCGACAAGCCCTGTTTAAGCAGCGGTACGCTAATGCGAAAGGAAACAAGAAAGTATAA
- a CDS encoding MinD/ParA family protein, translated as MARIVSIHSFRGGTGKSNTAANLSALLSKHGQRVGVIDTDIQSPGIHVLFGLEPSRMKNTLNDYLWGDCTIAESAYDVTVPDFKTGEGSVYLVPSKSSAEDIARVLREGYDVRLLRSGLQDLVKAYNLDYVLIDTHPGLNEETLLALAMSNLLLLVLRPDQQDFQGTAVVLDLARKLRVPKILMLINRVLTSVDVEDLKKQVESIYSNEIGAVLPNCEEMMQLGSSDLFTVRYPNHPLSQEMDRLVRQMLSFE; from the coding sequence ATGGCACGGATTGTTTCTATTCACTCTTTTCGAGGCGGCACGGGCAAATCGAACACCGCAGCCAACCTGTCGGCCCTGCTGTCCAAACACGGGCAGCGCGTCGGCGTGATTGACACCGATATCCAGTCGCCGGGGATTCACGTCTTGTTTGGGCTGGAACCCAGCCGCATGAAAAACACCCTCAACGACTATCTCTGGGGCGATTGCACCATTGCCGAAAGCGCCTACGATGTCACGGTTCCAGACTTCAAAACCGGAGAAGGATCAGTCTATCTGGTGCCGTCCAAAAGCTCCGCCGAAGACATCGCCCGCGTGCTGCGCGAAGGTTATGACGTGCGCTTGCTGAGGAGCGGGCTGCAAGACCTGGTGAAAGCCTACAACCTGGACTACGTGCTGATCGACACGCACCCCGGCTTGAACGAAGAGACGCTGCTGGCGCTGGCCATGTCAAACCTGCTGCTGCTGGTGCTGCGGCCCGACCAGCAAGATTTTCAGGGAACGGCAGTGGTGCTGGATTTGGCGAGAAAGCTGCGCGTCCCCAAGATTTTGATGCTGATCAATCGAGTGCTGACCAGTGTTGATGTCGAAGACCTGAAAAAACAGGTCGAGTCGATTTATAGCAACGAAATCGGCGCGGTTTTACCCAACTGCGAGGAGATGATGCAACTGGGCAGCAGCGACCTGTTTACGGTTCGCTATCCCAACCATCCCCTCTCGCAAGAAATGGATCGCCTGGTGCGCCAAATGCTGTCTTTTGAGTAG